A portion of the Sphaerochaeta pleomorpha str. Grapes genome contains these proteins:
- a CDS encoding protein-export chaperone SecB yields MDTKSRIVADFQFIGYKVDNIKFSVIPSVTILQRREICNEDSFQFKLNIRSPQRLSNSDNEIAYVGGLDIKVRILTTINDKKKVIAKGNFGIAGVFKKIGDMPKAQEEYMVKATIPSILLGYLRSTISSTFANAGFGSFIIPLINISNIVKDTNIQIVDAQGTPVEL; encoded by the coding sequence ATGGACACAAAAAGCCGCATAGTTGCTGATTTTCAATTTATAGGCTACAAAGTAGATAACATTAAATTTTCTGTAATCCCGTCTGTGACTATATTACAGCGAAGAGAAATTTGTAATGAAGACAGTTTTCAATTTAAACTAAATATCCGTTCGCCCCAAAGGCTTTCCAATTCTGATAATGAGATTGCTTATGTTGGTGGTCTTGATATCAAAGTGAGAATACTAACCACTATAAATGATAAGAAAAAAGTGATAGCTAAAGGAAATTTTGGCATCGCTGGTGTGTTTAAAAAAATTGGTGATATGCCTAAAGCCCAAGAAGAATATATGGTAAAGGCAACAATACCTTCAATTTTATTAGGATACTTAAGAAGCACAATATCATCGACCTTTGCCAATGCAGGGTTTGGAAGTTTTATCATACCGCTAATAAATATTAGCAATATTGTAAAAGATACAAATATACAAATTGTTGATGCTCAGGGAACTCCTGTAGAACTCTAA
- a CDS encoding DUF2806 domain-containing protein codes for MKEPEDLLETISKLAEPINTAIIKIANATGVIYEPTRVKRKAKAEAMTDLIRMRTLFGFTKKESQSIMRMNYIKHDNYQGVLNKAIPNFKVSSSTFNPNKVDQDWLRLHFEKSSISSDDEMQHLWAKIIAGEFNCPGSFSRQTLVIVEQLDKGTAQLFTRFGSCFFKFGGLLSAYYIENDETERILGISYFDTIQLESLGLIKKQIKTGFKTLGLISDESVMNYEYFDEEGDIPLQSTKDGDQEFYSLPVESILLTRTGRELGEICGATKNLEYLNYVKKRWEKQPKG; via the coding sequence ATGAAAGAACCTGAAGATCTGCTAGAAACTATTTCCAAACTTGCAGAACCAATAAATACGGCAATAATAAAAATTGCTAATGCTACTGGTGTAATATATGAACCCACTCGCGTAAAGAGAAAGGCAAAGGCAGAAGCTATGACAGATCTCATCCGTATGAGAACTTTATTTGGTTTTACCAAGAAAGAATCCCAATCAATTATGCGAATGAATTATATTAAGCATGATAATTATCAAGGTGTCCTTAATAAAGCTATTCCAAATTTTAAAGTTTCGTCCTCAACTTTCAATCCTAATAAGGTCGATCAAGATTGGCTAAGATTACACTTTGAGAAATCATCGATTTCTTCTGATGATGAGATGCAGCATTTATGGGCTAAAATAATAGCCGGTGAATTTAATTGCCCTGGATCGTTCTCTCGACAAACTTTGGTGATCGTTGAACAGTTGGATAAAGGAACTGCGCAATTATTCACAAGATTTGGATCATGTTTTTTCAAATTTGGAGGTTTGCTTTCTGCATATTATATTGAAAATGATGAGACTGAACGAATTCTTGGTATTTCATATTTTGATACTATTCAACTAGAATCTTTAGGGCTGATAAAGAAACAAATTAAAACAGGATTTAAAACTTTGGGGCTGATTTCTGATGAATCAGTAATGAACTATGAGTATTTTGATGAAGAAGGAGATATTCCTTTGCAATCTACGAAGGATGGTGATCAAGAATTCTATTCACTCCCTGTAGAATCAATCCTTCTGACAAGAACTGGTCGTGAACTAGGAGAAATTTGCGGTGCAACGAAAAATCTCGAGTATCTAAATTATGTGAAAAAGCGATGGGAGAAGCAACCGAAAGGTTAA
- a CDS encoding low molecular weight protein-tyrosine-phosphatase — protein sequence MFVCHGNICRSTMAEFMLKDMVGKLGLSDQFCIASSATSREEIGNGIHPGTKAKLREQGIAFANHRAIQLRSSDYDSYDLLLGMDENNKRNMLRIFCSDPQEKIHRLLDYTPSPRDIADPWYTENFEATFKDIRQGCLGLLDYLASKNR from the coding sequence ATGTTCGTATGTCACGGCAACATTTGCAGGAGCACCATGGCCGAGTTCATGTTGAAGGATATGGTAGGCAAGCTCGGACTATCAGATCAATTCTGCATTGCATCCTCGGCTACCAGCCGTGAAGAAATAGGAAACGGGATTCATCCTGGCACAAAGGCCAAACTCAGGGAACAAGGAATCGCTTTTGCAAACCACAGGGCAATTCAGTTGCGTAGCAGCGATTATGATTCGTATGACCTGCTGCTTGGCATGGATGAGAACAACAAGAGAAACATGCTTCGGATCTTTTGCTCTGACCCCCAGGAAAAAATCCATCGCTTGCTTGACTACACCCCCTCACCCCGCGATATTGCAGACCCCTGGTATACGGAGAACTTCGAGGCAACCTTTAAAGATATAAGGCAAGGATGCCTTGGTCTGTTGGATTATCTGGCTAGTAAAAACCGCTAA